One genomic window of Lepeophtheirus salmonis chromosome 5, UVic_Lsal_1.4, whole genome shotgun sequence includes the following:
- the LOC121118658 gene encoding uncharacterized protein → MGSGKSCVTFFVVALFVLDTTTDICTGVELILNDHHGWGGLVLFCVFLPTLLSVIGEVLRGCAYSGCCGEACTDWIPLIFYHLYSVIMMAGSQWQPRWKKEGDYLRWIQGLTQSGPQLLLQTVIVLRGVLIHSFAEVMHKLLQGDDDFSYLREKDPRWFWGLIQVASLFFSFLSLLQTVVHFNEWEKRRHTLQRLLIVIPYFFITILYRLLCFAILFALSGKVGFLPLFGLMITQIVTLSSLGLDFGRSVLYGMGSIFVPIGYGRARDPLNQPLGLSLLPGQENFSICDNTIRGGDRSPEQVEMLRERSRQYLAMHLILGGAILGMSIGIIAMLINFTELFVPLESYIIFNEAYMNSSIFPGLGLLYTSAIILTTIYTCGIGRCFEEEYIYPV, encoded by the exons ATGGGGAGTGGTAAATCCTGTGTTACCTTTTTTGTTGTGGCTCTATTTGTACTGGACACAACCACAGATATATGCACTGGTGTGGAGCTCATACTCAACGATCATCACGGATGGGGAGGTTTAGTCCTTTTCTGTGTGTTTTTACCTACCCTTCTCTCTGTGATCGGGGAAGTCCTTAGGGGATGTGCATATAGTGGCTGTTGTGGAGAGGCTTGCACAGACTGGATTCCCCTAATTTTCTATCATTTATATTCTGTgataat GATGGCAGGATCTCAGTGGCAACCTCGATGGAAAAAAGAAGGAGACTATTTACGATGGATTCAAGGGTTAACTCAATCAGGCCCCCAATTACTGCTACAAACAGTTATAGTCCTTCGAGGAGTCCTTATTCATAGCTTTGCTGAGGTCATGCACAAACTGCTTCAGGGTGACGATGATTTCTCATATCTTAGAG AAAAGGATCCTCGGTGGTTTTGGGGGCTTATTCAAGTAGCCAGTCTCTTTTTCAGTTTTCTATCACTTTTACAAACTGTTGTTCATTTTAATGAATGGGAAAAACGACGACACACTCTTCAGAGGCTGCTTATCgtgattccatattttttcattactatacTCTATAGACTACTTTGCTTTGCAATACTATTTGCTTTGAGTGGAAAAGTGGGCTTCCTTCCTCTCTTTGGTCTCATGATCACGCAGATTGTCACTTTAAGTAGTCTGGGTTTGGACTTTGGAAGAAGTGTTCTCTATGGAATGGGGTCCATATTTGTGCCCATTGGATACGGCCGAGCGAGGGATCCTTTGAATCAACCTTTAG GTTTGTCATTACTACCAGGCCAAGAGAACTTCAGTATATGTGACAATACCATCAGAGGGGGTGACAGATCTCCGGAGCAAGTAGAAATGCTACGAGAAAGGAGTAGGCAATATTTAGCTATGCACTTAATCCTTGGAGGAGCTATTCTCGGAATGTCCATCGGAATCATCGCCATGCTCATTAACTTTACTGAACTATTCGTACCATTAGAGtcgtatattatatttaatgaggCCTACATGAATTCAAGCATATTTCCAGGACTAGGACTATTATATACAAGTGCAATCATATTGACAACAATTTATACGTGTGGAATTGGTCGTTGTTTCGAAGAGGAGTATATTTATCCTGTTTAA
- the LOC121117663 gene encoding uncharacterized protein — protein sequence MVSEEKSSAEQPNFNRGDRVSASVRLRNNNKKEDQSKKKRNRHSGDFGFFSKAEPKSEMTTDSSDDEQDLKDWSYITFPNKDVDKPDVIESKVLKSSLETNGPKMTPIKVVTREVPGLLPLRPLSTVIGNVPGPASATNPGNKRLSGDFSGYGRSPKENNRRKSEVYSSASSGVVRVSHEEFEFKKHELALSAPLVEEEDDGSEIEIEEKSKVLTPKLSNKLLQSKIAAGLGRRSITSVNLNSNKKNSYRSALCKSQENLVKATAFNVDESLDKDKSTLKKGLLWQQRDKLFSRWKERYFILTTDYLHCFKRRTSRITEMGEFIFKIKCGEVEDVELLDKRGYLTICISLPRDGKVYLRKTDGIREWYSLLKECVRECKKRRKESGALFRKQITDSSSIENWLQARKKIGLQYSYSDSTPEISKIPSSSSPKTSSQPPFSSSEKQERVEITLQELNDLYKNEDEEERLRKRDSLTCLPSDPSVFSSPQEIKRRNSGIKSSSNGGSGDSKKINRLSLMSDIELPDCCNQDLGIDLEKGIFLRKKYLIPGDAESNDSGNNSMNTNGSVGSTTSSSGSGSNRSEERLETHFENIDIRDRSSDVFKNRDLKGGRRRSTQHVPGLQITHV from the exons ATGGTATCTGAGGAAAAAAGCTCAGCAGAACAGCCAAATTTCAACAGAGGAGATCGTGTCTCAGCCTCCGTTCGACTTcgtaacaataataaaaaggaagatcAAAGTAAAAAGAAACGGAATCGGCATAGTGGAGACTttggatttttctcaaaagccGAACCTAAAAGTGAAATGACGACTGACTCGAGCGATGACGAGCAAGATTTAAAAGACTGGTCCTATATCACATTTCCAAATAAGGATGTGGATAAACCTGATGTAATTGAGAGCAAAGTTCTCAAATCAAGTCTGGAGACAAACGGACCTAAAATGACTCCCATTAAAGTAGTCACAAGAGAGGTCCCTGGTCTCCTTCCTCTAAGGCCTCTCTCTACAGTGATTGGTAATGTACCTGGACCTGCCTCTGCTACAAATCCTGGCAATAAACGACTTAGCGGAGATTTCTCTGGCTATGGTCGGTCTCCAAAGGAGAATAATCGTCGTAAAAGTGAAGTGTATTCATCTGCATCTTCAGGAGTCGTTCGAGTCAGCCATgaagaatttgaatttaaaaaacacgAATTGGCTCTCTCCGCTCCTCTTGTTGAGGAAGAAGACGATGGCAGCGAGATTGAGATTGAAGAAAAGTCAAAGGTGCTAACACCTAAATTGAGCAATAAGCTGCTTCAATCAAAAATCGCAGCTGGACTTGGAAGACGCTCCATTACTTCAGTTAACCTCAactcaaataagaaaaattcatATAGATCTGCGTTATGCAAGTCGCAAGAAAATCTAGTCAAG gcaaCCGCTTTCAACGTTGATGAAAGTCTGGATAAGGATAAGTCAACACTCAAAAAGGGACTCCTCTGGCAACAGAGAGACAAACTCTTTTCACGGTGGAAAGAACGATATTTTATACTGACTACGGATTATTTACATTGCTTTAAAAGAAGGACCTCCCGGATAACAGAGATGGgagaattcatttttaaaatcaaatgtgGAGAAGTAGAAGATGTAGAATTACTTGACAAAAGAGGATATCTAACAATTTGTATCTCTCTTCCTCGAGATGGAAAAGTGTATTTGAGGAAAACGGATGGAATACGTGAATGGTATTCTTTACTCAAG GAGTGCGTTAGAGAATGTAAGAAGCGGCGTAAGGAAAGTGGTGCTTTGTTCAGAAAGCAAATTACAGATTCCTCCAGCATTGAGAATTGGCTACaagctagaaaaaaaa TAGGCCTTCAGTATTCCTATTCGGACTCAACTCCGGAAATTAGTAAAATACCTTCTTCCTCATCTCCTAAAACGTCGTCTCAACCCCCCTTCTCATCATCAGAGAAGCAGGAAAGGGTTGAGATAACCTTACAAGAGTTAAACGATTTGTACAAAAACGAAGATGAAGAAGAGCGACTTCGAAAAAGGGACTCTCTCACCTGCTTGCCCTCTGATCCATCCGTTTTTTCGTCGcctcaagaaatcaaaagaagaAACAGTGGTATTAAATCTTCCTCAAATGGGGGAAGTGGAGACAGCAAAAAAATCAACCGTCTATCTC tcATGAGTGATATTGAGTTACCAGATTGCTGCAACCAGGACTTAGGGATAGATTTAGAGAAAGGAATATTCCTTcgtaaaaaatatcttattcctGGAGATGCTGAAAGCAACGACTCAGGAAATAACTCAATGAATACCAATGGATCAG TTGGATCCACAACATCCTCATCAGGCTCTGGAAGCAATCGAAGTGAAGAGCGCCTTGAAAcgcattttgaaaatattgatattagaG ATCGTTCTTCGGATGTCTTTAAAAATCGAGATCTTAAAGGTGGAAGACGAAGATCCACTCAACATGTTCCTGGGCTTCAAATAACGCATGTCTAA